From one Motacilla alba alba isolate MOTALB_02 chromosome 8, Motacilla_alba_V1.0_pri, whole genome shotgun sequence genomic stretch:
- the STX6 gene encoding syntaxin-6, with product MSMEDPFFVVKGEVQKAVNTAQGLFQRWTELLQDPSIATREEIDWTTNELRNNLRSIEWDLEDLDETISIVEANPRKFNLDATELGIRKAFITSTRQVVRDMKDQMSNSSMQALAERKNRQALLGESGSQSWSSGPDKYSRLDRELQLANSHFIEEQQAQQQLIVEQQDEQLELVSGSIGVLKNMSQRIGGELEEQAVMLDDFSHELDSTQSRLDNVMKKLAKVSHMTSDRRQWCAIVVLFVILLVVLILFFVL from the exons aTGTCGATGGAGGACCCCTTCTTCGTGGTGAAGGG ggaggtgcAGAAAGCTGTGAACACTGCCCAGGGGCTCTTCCAGAGGTGGACAGAGCTCTTGCAAGATCCCTCCATCGCCACAAGAGAAGAAATCGACTGGACCACTAATGAGCTCAGGAACAACTTGCGGAGCATCGAGTGGGATCTGGAAGACCTGGATGAAACCATTA GCATCGTGGAGGCAAACCCGCGGAAATTCAACCTCGATGCCACGGAGCTGGGGATCCGCAAAGCCTTCATCACCAGCACACGGCAGGTGGTCAGG GACATGAAGGATCAGATGTCAAACTCTTCCATGCAAGCACtggctgaaagaaaaaacaggcaG GCACTCCTGGGAGAAAGTGGGAGTCAGAGTTGGAGCTCTGGACCTGACAAATACAGCCGTCTGGACCGGGAGCTGCAATTAGCCAATTCACATTTCATCGAGGAACAGCAAGCTCAACAACAG TTGAttgtggagcagcaggatgagcagTTGGAGCTGGTCTCTGGCAGCATCGGGGTGCTGAAGAACATGTCCCAGCGCATTGGTGGGGAGCTGGAAGAGCAGGCAGT GATGCTGGATGACTTCTCCCACGAGTTAGACAGCACTCAGTCGCGCCTTGATAACGTCATGAAGAAGCTCGCCAAAGTGTCTCACATGACGAGTG atcGACGGCAGTGGTGTGCAATTGTTGTCCTCTTCGTCATCTTGCTAGTGGTGCTCATCCTGTTTTTTGTCCTGTGA